From the genome of Candidatus Electrothrix communis, one region includes:
- the ettA gene encoding energy-dependent translational throttle protein EttA has product MAQEVNKIIYSMIKVSKKYKDQVIIKDISLSYFYGAKIGVLGLNGSGKSTLLRILAGTDKEFEGESLLSEGFTVDMLEQEPQLDPDKTVREIVEQGVQGIVDLLEEYNQINAKFAEPMDDDAMQALIDRQGEVQDQLEAADAWNLDSRLDMAMDALRCPPSDTKIGVLSGGEKRRVALCCILLKKPDILLLDEPTNHLDAESVAWLEHHLQQYEGTVIAVTHDRYFLDNVAGWILELDRGRGIPWKGNYSSWLEQKQKRLALEEKKESERQRTLSRELEWIRMSPKGRRSKAKSRINQYEQLLNQDSNERMKKLEIFIPPGPRLGKMVIEGEGIRKSYGDRILVEDLTFSLPPGGIVGIVGPNGAGKTTLFRMITGQEEPDEGSIRIGETVKLCYVDQSRDNLDPNKTIYETISEGQETIWLGTQEVNARAYVAKFNFSGSAQQNKVSEISGGQRNRVHLAMMLKEGGNVLLLDEPTNDLDVNTLRALEEALESYGGCAVIISHDRWFLDRLATHIMAFEGDSQVVWFEGNYSDYEQDYKKRMGAAADQPHRIRYRHLTRD; this is encoded by the coding sequence ATGGCACAAGAAGTGAATAAAATCATCTATTCGATGATTAAGGTGAGTAAGAAGTATAAGGATCAGGTCATTATCAAGGATATTTCTCTCTCCTATTTTTATGGAGCCAAGATCGGGGTCCTGGGCCTGAACGGCTCGGGAAAGAGTACCCTGTTACGGATCTTAGCGGGTACGGATAAGGAGTTTGAGGGCGAGAGCCTCCTTTCTGAAGGCTTTACCGTGGATATGCTGGAGCAGGAACCGCAGCTTGACCCGGACAAAACCGTGCGCGAGATCGTGGAGCAGGGAGTGCAGGGCATTGTTGATCTGCTGGAAGAGTATAATCAGATCAACGCAAAATTTGCCGAGCCTATGGATGACGATGCCATGCAGGCATTGATTGATCGCCAGGGTGAAGTGCAGGATCAACTGGAGGCAGCTGATGCCTGGAACCTGGACAGCAGGCTGGACATGGCTATGGATGCCCTGCGCTGCCCGCCTAGTGATACCAAGATCGGTGTGTTGTCCGGCGGTGAAAAACGGCGGGTTGCCCTCTGTTGTATCCTCCTTAAAAAACCTGACATTCTCTTGCTGGATGAGCCGACCAACCATCTGGACGCTGAGTCCGTGGCCTGGTTAGAGCATCATCTTCAGCAGTACGAGGGTACCGTGATTGCGGTTACCCATGATCGTTATTTTCTCGATAATGTAGCGGGCTGGATCCTGGAGCTTGATCGGGGACGCGGTATTCCCTGGAAGGGCAATTATTCCTCCTGGCTGGAGCAGAAACAGAAGCGTCTGGCCCTGGAAGAGAAAAAGGAAAGCGAGCGTCAACGTACCCTCTCACGGGAACTGGAATGGATTCGCATGAGTCCCAAGGGGCGGCGTTCCAAAGCCAAGTCCCGCATTAATCAGTATGAACAGCTCCTGAATCAGGATAGCAACGAGCGGATGAAAAAGCTGGAAATCTTTATCCCACCTGGTCCCCGGCTCGGTAAGATGGTTATTGAGGGAGAGGGCATCCGCAAGAGCTACGGCGACCGTATCCTGGTGGAGGATCTTACCTTCTCGCTACCGCCGGGCGGTATTGTCGGGATTGTCGGCCCAAACGGTGCCGGTAAGACCACCCTGTTTCGAATGATCACAGGCCAGGAAGAACCGGATGAGGGAAGTATCCGCATCGGTGAGACCGTCAAGCTCTGCTATGTGGATCAGAGTCGTGACAACCTGGACCCGAACAAGACAATATACGAGACCATTTCCGAGGGCCAGGAGACGATTTGGTTAGGTACCCAGGAGGTGAATGCCCGAGCCTATGTGGCCAAGTTTAATTTCAGCGGCTCTGCGCAACAGAATAAGGTCTCGGAGATTTCCGGCGGGCAGCGCAATCGGGTTCATCTTGCCATGATGCTCAAAGAGGGCGGCAATGTCCTGTTGCTGGATGAGCCCACCAATGATCTGGATGTGAACACCCTGCGTGCTCTGGAAGAGGCCTTGGAAAGTTACGGTGGTTGCGCCGTGATCATCAGTCATGATCGTTGGTTTCTTGATCGGCTTGCCACCCATATTATGGCCTTTGAAGGCGATTCCCAGGTGGTCTGGTTTGAGGGCAATTATTCCGATTATGAGCAGGATTATAAAAAGCGGATGGGCGCTGCTGCTGATCAACCCCATCGTATCCGTTATCGTCATTTAACGAGGGATTAG
- a CDS encoding aspartate/glutamate racemase family protein: protein MPFIILLFLCLSVFLGCVPVIPVNTQTENKTIEDIIQVMLTQKDNYFYIDIEHYPKKKKELPIGIFDSGTGGLTVFNSIINLDEFSNTHHGYGGDHANDFEREKFIYLGDLANMPYGNYHKENKDTLLEEHIIKDVQFLLSNKYYPDAHSTTYKIDKFPVKSIVIACNTATEYGTKKINLLMDKTGLDIKVIGVIDAGAKAALEHFTNAEKGIIGLLATAGTVSSGGYEKAIRNIVEKEQLEAEIEVVAQGGTGIAEAIDGDKDYYDTHAVGLNRNYKGPVAEGEDGIRTSLLDMYHFNFSDSKMLCDTNDASDCPAMQINDPVNYMRFHLVSLLEKVRASNTQNKLKVLILGCTHYPYLEQEIHQILHELYQYQSSDEEYRYKPYMEENITLIDPAQNTAIQLYEHLKEKQLFATDNKLSESELYVSAPNPDNRNNIIDNTGKFPYSYKYGRNPGRLQEYVKRIPMTGGTIDAITLQRIREQMPIIYQLLEK, encoded by the coding sequence ATGCCCTTTATAATCCTGCTTTTTCTTTGCTTGTCTGTCTTTCTTGGATGTGTTCCTGTTATTCCTGTTAACACCCAAACAGAGAACAAAACCATTGAAGATATTATTCAGGTCATGCTGACGCAAAAGGATAATTACTTCTACATAGATATTGAGCATTATCCAAAGAAGAAAAAAGAACTGCCTATAGGTATCTTTGACTCTGGAACAGGAGGCCTGACCGTCTTCAACTCCATCATCAACCTTGATGAGTTTAGCAACACCCACCACGGCTACGGGGGCGATCATGCAAACGATTTTGAAAGAGAAAAGTTTATATATCTCGGTGACCTTGCCAACATGCCCTACGGGAACTACCATAAAGAAAACAAAGACACCCTATTGGAGGAGCATATCATCAAAGATGTGCAATTTCTCCTCTCGAACAAATACTATCCAGATGCACATTCCACAACCTATAAAATAGATAAATTTCCTGTAAAATCAATAGTTATAGCCTGCAACACCGCCACGGAATATGGCACGAAAAAGATTAACCTGCTCATGGACAAGACAGGATTGGACATCAAGGTCATCGGTGTTATTGATGCGGGAGCAAAAGCAGCCCTGGAGCATTTTACAAATGCTGAAAAGGGGATAATAGGCTTACTGGCAACCGCAGGAACTGTAAGTTCGGGAGGATATGAAAAGGCTATCAGAAATATAGTCGAGAAGGAACAGCTCGAAGCCGAGATAGAAGTTGTTGCGCAAGGAGGAACAGGTATCGCCGAAGCCATTGATGGGGATAAAGATTACTACGATACTCACGCTGTCGGCTTGAACCGAAACTACAAGGGGCCTGTTGCGGAAGGAGAAGATGGGATCAGAACGTCGCTGCTGGATATGTATCACTTTAATTTCTCGGATTCAAAGATGCTCTGTGACACCAACGATGCGTCAGACTGCCCTGCAATGCAAATCAATGATCCTGTCAATTATATGCGCTTTCATCTTGTTTCCCTGCTGGAGAAAGTGAGAGCTTCCAACACGCAAAATAAATTGAAGGTATTAATTTTAGGATGCACCCATTATCCGTACCTGGAACAGGAGATCCATCAAATTCTTCACGAACTGTATCAATATCAATCATCGGACGAAGAATACAGATATAAGCCCTATATGGAGGAAAATATAACCCTGATTGATCCTGCGCAAAATACAGCTATCCAGCTGTATGAGCACCTAAAAGAAAAACAGTTATTTGCAACAGACAACAAACTTTCGGAAAGCGAACTGTATGTCAGCGCGCCTAACCCGGACAACAGGAATAACATCATCGATAATACGGGGAAATTTCCTTATTCATACAAATACGGTAGAAATCCTGGAAGATTGCAGGAATATGTCAAACGCATTCCCATGACCGGCGGAACAATTGATGCAATAACACTACAGAGAATTCGTGAACAGATGCCTATTATTTATCAATTACTAGAAAAATGA
- the gatB gene encoding Asp-tRNA(Asn)/Glu-tRNA(Gln) amidotransferase subunit GatB has protein sequence MEFETVIGLEIHAQMKTKSKIFCGCSTTFGAPPNTHTCPVCLGMPGSLPVLNRQVVENGIKLALATDLAINRENRFARKNYFYPDLPKGYQISQFELPIAEHGRLEIEVEGRKKTIGITRAHMEEDAGKLVHDDLEPNSYVDLNRTGTPLLEIVSEPDLRSPEEAVAYLKKLHSIVRYLDICDGNMQEGSFRCDANISLRPKGQEKLGTRTELKNMNSFRNVQLALEYEERRQRDILLDGGSVTQATLLWNPDANRTEAMRGKEEAHDYRYFPDPDLVPIHIDEEWIERVQAGLPELAGERQQRFIDALGLPEDVAAILTSSRDLADFFEQVCAVYDNPKKVSNFIATELLREYSPEQINDCPVSAQQLAALLQMVEKKTISGKIAKTVFADMLQSGDDPEKIVKEKGLVQMSDEGELVAIVREIIEANPEQAQQFREGKTKVMGFFVGQLMQKTKGKANPQMANKLFAQELK, from the coding sequence ATGGAATTTGAAACCGTGATAGGGCTGGAAATTCATGCCCAGATGAAGACAAAGAGCAAGATATTCTGCGGCTGTTCCACCACATTCGGTGCACCGCCCAACACCCATACCTGCCCGGTCTGTTTGGGAATGCCGGGTTCTTTGCCCGTGCTGAATCGGCAGGTGGTGGAAAACGGCATCAAACTGGCCTTGGCCACGGATTTGGCAATTAATCGGGAAAACCGTTTTGCCCGGAAAAATTATTTCTATCCTGATTTACCGAAAGGTTACCAGATTTCTCAATTTGAGCTGCCCATTGCCGAACACGGTCGACTGGAAATTGAGGTGGAGGGTCGGAAAAAGACCATCGGCATCACCCGTGCTCATATGGAGGAGGATGCCGGTAAGCTGGTTCATGATGATCTGGAGCCGAACTCATATGTTGATCTGAACCGGACCGGTACGCCGTTGCTGGAGATTGTCAGCGAGCCGGACCTGCGTTCGCCCGAGGAGGCTGTGGCCTATTTAAAGAAGCTGCACAGTATTGTCCGTTATTTGGATATCTGCGACGGCAATATGCAGGAAGGGAGTTTTCGTTGCGATGCCAATATTTCTCTGCGTCCCAAGGGGCAGGAAAAGCTTGGTACCCGTACAGAGCTTAAAAATATGAACTCGTTCCGTAATGTGCAGCTGGCCTTGGAGTATGAGGAGCGGAGGCAGCGGGATATCCTGCTGGACGGCGGCTCTGTAACCCAGGCCACCTTGCTCTGGAATCCTGATGCAAACCGAACCGAGGCTATGCGCGGCAAGGAAGAGGCTCATGATTACCGGTATTTTCCAGATCCAGATTTGGTACCGATCCATATTGATGAGGAGTGGATCGAGCGGGTGCAGGCCGGACTGCCCGAGCTGGCCGGAGAACGGCAGCAGCGTTTTATCGATGCTCTAGGGCTGCCCGAAGATGTGGCAGCGATTTTGACTTCCTCCCGTGATCTGGCTGATTTTTTTGAGCAGGTCTGTGCGGTATATGATAATCCGAAAAAGGTGAGTAATTTCATCGCCACCGAGCTGTTGCGGGAATACAGCCCGGAGCAGATCAATGACTGCCCGGTATCGGCACAGCAATTGGCTGCTTTGCTCCAGATGGTGGAAAAGAAGACCATCTCCGGCAAGATTGCGAAAACTGTGTTTGCCGATATGCTGCAATCCGGTGATGATCCGGAAAAGATCGTCAAAGAAAAAGGACTGGTCCAGATGAGCGATGAAGGCGAGCTGGTTGCCATTGTCCGCGAGATCATTGAAGCCAATCCAGAGCAGGCCCAGCAGTTCCGGGAGGGCAAGACCAAGGTCATGGGCTTCTTTGTTGGTCAGCTGATGCAGAAGACCAAGGGCAAGGCTAATCCGCAAATGGCGAACAAGCTCTTTGCTCAGGAGCTGAAGTAA
- a CDS encoding TAXI family TRAP transporter solute-binding subunit yields MNSLRSYTLLATVAFFVYVVSLVSPTQAATEMGIVTGGTKGTYIQIGYDISRLVKQEGIYLNVHPSNGSLDNVADVYERKDVQLGIVQSDVLASIRSSGNNELNSIAKQIKMIFPLYNEEVHILASRSIKSFADLQGKVVAIGSEGSGTALTASLFFEVAGVTPSEMKYGDPKKALMLLRSEVIDAMFYISGYPVSLFSSIYTENLHLLPITDQSIAKHYVPSIIPAGTYSWQKEPVNTFAVKAVLMSYNYDENHQNCKDIGEVSRIIYSNERWLKKNGHAKWEHVDLDAQLAGWEQNKCVSKAIQDLKKTRQENAGDETSIKNLLRKKVSNTSD; encoded by the coding sequence ATGAACTCATTACGATCATATACGCTGTTAGCCACAGTCGCCTTTTTTGTCTATGTCGTTTCCCTTGTCTCCCCGACACAAGCAGCAACGGAGATGGGTATTGTCACTGGAGGCACCAAAGGCACATATATACAGATAGGGTATGATATTTCCAGACTGGTTAAGCAGGAGGGAATCTACCTGAATGTTCACCCTTCCAATGGCTCTCTGGACAATGTTGCGGATGTTTATGAACGCAAAGATGTTCAGTTAGGTATTGTTCAGTCAGATGTCTTGGCCTCTATTCGCTCTTCCGGTAATAATGAGCTGAATAGTATCGCGAAACAAATTAAAATGATTTTCCCGCTGTACAATGAGGAAGTCCATATCTTGGCTTCTCGCTCTATCAAGTCCTTTGCTGATTTGCAAGGAAAGGTCGTTGCCATCGGCTCCGAAGGGAGTGGCACCGCATTGACAGCTTCTCTTTTTTTTGAGGTCGCTGGCGTCACCCCAAGTGAAATGAAGTACGGCGATCCTAAAAAAGCCCTGATGCTGCTTCGCTCAGAGGTTATTGATGCAATGTTTTATATCTCGGGGTATCCAGTAAGTCTCTTCTCGAGTATCTATACAGAAAATCTCCATCTCCTCCCCATAACAGATCAAAGTATCGCTAAGCATTATGTGCCTTCCATTATTCCTGCCGGAACATATAGTTGGCAAAAAGAACCGGTCAACACCTTTGCGGTGAAGGCTGTTCTCATGAGCTATAACTATGACGAAAATCATCAGAACTGCAAAGATATTGGAGAGGTTAGTCGAATTATCTACAGCAACGAGAGGTGGTTGAAAAAAAATGGGCATGCGAAATGGGAGCATGTTGACCTGGATGCTCAACTCGCTGGCTGGGAACAGAATAAATGCGTCTCCAAGGCTATTCAAGACCTTAAAAAGACTCGGCAGGAAAACGCTGGCGACGAGACCTCAATAAAAAACCTCTTACGAAAAAAAGTCTCCAATACCTCAGACTGA
- a CDS encoding SulP family inorganic anion transporter, translating into MPSVPLEKEQNERFGIGTQAPAWLSTITAGVLLGTLLSIFSISLTSLIFVGPLATELPRGIAMALVTVSITSLSITLFSQNRGIIAGLQDSPLVVMATSISAITATLTTPDTAMPTALVLIALITFLNGLTLILLGRFKLGILVRYLPYPVIGGFMAGTGIMLILGGIGTMVDHNLSVNNLVRLFTSNELEVWLPGVLFGLLLFIGTRRIKHSLALPGLLLAEGILFYFLLIYSDSNIQNAADAGLLLGNIDLPTGWPTINPRHFFSARWDLIQGQLGNIGAVLIITPISLLLNLSGIEMSERKDMDLNHELQSAGKTNILTALAGGMIGFHSLGTTSLGREMTVSRTRALGVIAGIMPLLILFFGGPLLYFVPKAVLGGLLIFQGILFLYNWLIKKWSSLPPADYGMITIIGLTIMATNFMTGIVLGFVVMMFTFVISYSRTDIFYRKLSGAELTSNVLRSPPERKQLVRLGWHTHVLELHGFIFFGTANAILNELQSRLRASLPLQYLIIDFRRVTGVDSSAAFCFTRILYLADSLNFTVILSSLSPQLKQQMLHNGIQPNEKSLNFASDLDRALSWCEDALLESDSGPQENLALPLQLLAKGFKRKQIRLLKSYLQKSTLKSKELLVRQGEASDSVYFVESGQVSIYLQTGNTHPVRLQTICIGTMVGEVGYCLNVPRTATVVADTDTVVYRLTKNSMQAIQKEEPLLAESIKDLMLRVIAERLVTSNRQLLDSSR; encoded by the coding sequence ATGCCATCGGTACCACTAGAGAAAGAGCAAAACGAAAGATTCGGCATTGGAACGCAGGCTCCGGCTTGGTTGTCAACGATCACAGCAGGCGTCCTTCTCGGTACCCTCCTGAGCATCTTTTCGATCTCACTCACCAGCCTTATTTTTGTCGGCCCACTCGCCACAGAGCTTCCGCGAGGAATCGCTATGGCCTTGGTTACCGTCTCAATCACCTCCCTCAGCATTACCTTATTCTCCCAAAATAGAGGGATTATCGCAGGGCTACAGGATAGTCCCCTGGTCGTCATGGCAACGTCTATCTCTGCCATAACAGCCACCCTGACCACGCCTGATACGGCTATGCCCACTGCCCTTGTACTCATAGCCCTCATAACTTTTCTTAATGGACTGACCCTAATTCTGTTGGGAAGGTTTAAATTGGGTATCCTGGTGCGCTACCTCCCCTACCCGGTCATTGGTGGTTTCATGGCCGGAACCGGCATCATGCTGATCCTCGGTGGTATAGGAACCATGGTTGACCATAACCTCAGTGTAAACAATCTGGTGAGATTGTTTACAAGCAACGAGCTGGAAGTGTGGCTCCCTGGTGTCCTGTTCGGCCTTCTCCTCTTCATCGGTACCCGTCGAATTAAACACAGCTTAGCATTACCAGGCCTGCTTCTTGCAGAGGGAATCCTGTTCTATTTCCTGCTTATCTACAGCGACAGCAACATTCAAAACGCTGCTGACGCCGGACTCCTGCTCGGAAATATCGACTTGCCAACAGGCTGGCCCACTATCAATCCAAGGCATTTTTTTTCTGCCCGCTGGGATTTAATTCAAGGGCAATTGGGCAATATCGGAGCGGTTCTCATCATTACTCCGATCAGTCTGTTACTCAATCTCAGCGGCATCGAGATGAGCGAGCGAAAAGATATGGACTTGAACCACGAGCTCCAGTCAGCAGGAAAAACCAATATATTGACTGCATTAGCTGGTGGAATGATAGGGTTCCACTCGTTAGGGACCACCTCACTGGGTCGAGAAATGACTGTGAGCCGAACACGAGCCCTGGGTGTCATTGCCGGAATAATGCCCCTCCTGATACTCTTCTTCGGAGGCCCTCTGCTCTATTTTGTTCCGAAGGCCGTCTTAGGAGGCCTGCTCATCTTTCAGGGAATCCTCTTCCTCTACAACTGGCTGATAAAAAAATGGTCCTCGCTCCCACCAGCTGATTACGGGATGATTACAATTATCGGGCTGACAATTATGGCGACAAACTTTATGACCGGCATAGTGCTGGGCTTTGTCGTTATGATGTTTACCTTTGTGATCAGCTATAGCCGGACAGATATTTTCTATCGAAAACTTTCTGGAGCGGAGCTCACCAGTAATGTTTTGCGTTCTCCACCTGAACGCAAGCAGCTTGTCAGGCTGGGATGGCACACCCACGTTCTTGAGCTGCATGGATTTATTTTTTTCGGGACAGCTAATGCCATCCTCAACGAACTACAATCTCGACTACGTGCATCGCTTCCCTTACAGTACCTCATCATCGACTTTCGCCGGGTGACAGGCGTGGACTCTTCAGCAGCCTTCTGTTTTACTCGTATCCTTTACCTTGCGGACTCACTCAATTTTACAGTTATATTAAGTTCATTATCACCTCAACTCAAGCAGCAGATGCTGCACAATGGCATCCAACCGAACGAAAAATCCTTAAACTTTGCTTCAGATCTGGACAGGGCCCTGTCCTGGTGTGAAGATGCCTTGCTTGAATCAGACAGCGGACCACAAGAAAACCTTGCTTTGCCCCTGCAACTGCTCGCAAAAGGCTTCAAAAGAAAGCAGATACGCCTGCTGAAATCGTACCTGCAAAAATCCACCCTGAAATCAAAAGAACTCCTGGTCCGACAGGGAGAGGCCTCGGATTCGGTCTACTTTGTTGAATCAGGGCAGGTTTCCATCTATCTCCAGACAGGCAATACGCATCCGGTTCGTCTTCAGACGATCTGCATTGGCACGATGGTTGGAGAAGTTGGATATTGCCTGAATGTCCCTCGGACAGCAACAGTCGTGGCAGACACGGATACTGTTGTTTACCGCCTCACAAAAAATTCTATGCAGGCCATCCAAAAAGAAGAACCCCTCTTGGCCGAGTCCATTAAAGATCTCATGCTGCGGGTCATTGCCGAGCGTCTGGTAACGTCAAACCGTCAGCTTTTGGATTCAAGCAGATAA
- a CDS encoding DUF3892 domain-containing protein — protein MSDPKKIIDAKNDSDGNVAAVKLEGNKSFTPIEVAVRMAEKGKVDAVPVHPKTGKPHLRSKPDGKKGNNLDSMAED, from the coding sequence ATGTCTGACCCAAAGAAAATAATAGACGCAAAAAACGATTCAGATGGAAATGTTGCAGCTGTGAAACTTGAAGGCAACAAATCATTCACACCAATAGAAGTAGCAGTCAGGATGGCTGAAAAAGGAAAAGTTGACGCAGTTCCTGTTCATCCTAAAACTGGTAAACCGCATTTACGCTCAAAACCAGACGGAAAGAAAGGTAATAATCTTGACAGTATGGCTGAAGATTAG
- the rdgC gene encoding recombination-associated protein RdgC, whose translation MGLLSGSASFTRFTVEGEVPENFWDFVAQRVLEHSFQDIDDTIDEHSIGWVSVVDMFDSDFAFSSYAAGDYVVLSMRIDERKCSPAVLRKFTAKEEARLRQEQGVRRLSRNVRLEIKERIRAEMVRKSPPIPAVYDLCWNLSNNTLLFFSNSRKAIALLEDLFRETFELSLIMQIPWNNALQLTDPATAERLADLQPALLI comes from the coding sequence ATGGGATTATTATCAGGAAGCGCCTCATTCACCCGTTTCACGGTGGAAGGTGAGGTGCCGGAGAACTTTTGGGATTTTGTTGCCCAGCGGGTGCTAGAGCACTCTTTTCAGGATATTGACGACACTATTGATGAACACTCCATCGGTTGGGTCTCGGTCGTCGATATGTTTGATAGCGACTTTGCTTTTAGCTCCTATGCTGCTGGAGATTATGTGGTGCTGTCCATGCGTATTGATGAGCGGAAGTGCTCCCCGGCTGTGCTGAGGAAATTCACAGCCAAGGAAGAGGCACGTCTCAGGCAGGAACAAGGGGTGCGACGTTTAAGCCGTAATGTTCGCCTTGAAATTAAAGAGCGGATTCGGGCGGAAATGGTGCGCAAGTCTCCGCCCATCCCGGCGGTCTATGACCTCTGCTGGAATCTTTCCAATAATACCCTGCTCTTTTTCTCCAACAGCCGCAAGGCGATTGCTTTGTTGGAAGATTTGTTCAGGGAGACCTTTGAACTTTCCTTGATCATGCAGATCCCCTGGAATAATGCACTTCAGCTGACAGATCCCGCAACTGCGGAGAGACTTGCCGATTTGCAACCAGCATTACTCATTTAA
- a CDS encoding carboxy terminal-processing peptidase, protein MRMHRFVSSLLLAFLLTSSSVHGKVMPVEFDLGRNRLIAAMLRSQLSSQHFGHKPFDQKMSKEAYKLYLSQLDPKKQFLLTADVKNLDQFADKIDDEISNGRIALPDVGMKLLNKRVEKVAVLIREIMDAEFSPNKKDYLQTDPDKLTASVDRAELKDRWRRSLKMEVLDSYLDAVDKENKKRKKEGDSLLDAESKQINQEFWAEAMKKVRKKTDAYLERLLKVTRQEHYNRYFDAIARSFDPHTNYMAPTSKEDFDIHMSGSLEGIGALLREDDGHIKVVRVIPGSAAEAQGQLQAEDVIMSVSEKDGEIVDISSMSIREAVSYIRGPKGTEVRLTVTRADGARLVIPIVRDVVKLEETYVKSTVIKDEKGGKIGYVKIPSFYRDFSAGRLGRDGRNVTDDTRSELNKLKKKGINGIILDLRNNGGGSLSDAVNVSGLFLPGGPMVQVKNSQGVIRVLEDRDRGVVYDGPMIVLINQFAASASEIFAAAMQDYGRALVVGGAHTHGKGTVQALLDMNRNLPLLHLKKYDDLGALKVTIQKFYRVNGSSTQYKGVVPDVVLPSMLDYLETGEQYMDNSLPWDRVEAVSHPSWHGPHFDRERIQEQSRNYVAKSKRFKKIKEESLKAKKRKEETEVPVFLAGVIKERKELDQARKEAREAGVLADEEDEDDSGKEEKKTLDEKLVHDLYVDLAVFLMENSKPVELAVDTKK, encoded by the coding sequence ATGCGTATGCATCGTTTCGTTTCCAGTCTATTACTTGCTTTTCTGCTGACAAGCTCGTCAGTACATGGCAAGGTGATGCCGGTGGAATTCGACCTCGGTCGTAATCGCCTTATAGCCGCGATGTTGAGGAGTCAGCTTTCATCACAGCATTTCGGCCATAAGCCATTTGATCAAAAGATGTCCAAGGAAGCCTATAAACTTTATCTCAGCCAACTGGACCCTAAAAAGCAGTTTCTACTGACCGCTGATGTCAAGAACCTGGATCAATTTGCCGACAAGATTGATGATGAGATAAGTAATGGCCGCATCGCCTTGCCTGATGTGGGTATGAAATTGCTCAACAAGAGAGTTGAAAAGGTTGCTGTTTTGATCAGGGAGATCATGGATGCGGAATTTTCCCCCAATAAAAAGGACTATCTCCAGACTGACCCTGATAAATTGACAGCCTCGGTTGATCGTGCGGAGCTGAAAGACCGCTGGCGGCGTTCATTAAAAATGGAAGTACTGGACAGCTATCTTGACGCAGTGGACAAGGAGAATAAAAAGCGCAAAAAAGAGGGCGACTCGCTGCTGGATGCTGAAAGCAAGCAGATTAATCAAGAGTTTTGGGCTGAGGCGATGAAGAAGGTTCGGAAAAAGACCGATGCCTATCTGGAACGATTGCTCAAGGTCACCCGTCAGGAACATTATAATCGCTATTTTGATGCGATTGCCCGTTCTTTTGATCCTCATACCAACTATATGGCACCTACCTCGAAGGAGGATTTCGATATCCATATGAGCGGTTCTCTGGAAGGTATCGGGGCTCTGCTGCGGGAGGATGACGGCCATATCAAGGTGGTTCGGGTTATACCCGGCAGTGCAGCTGAGGCCCAAGGGCAACTCCAGGCCGAGGATGTCATTATGTCGGTTTCTGAAAAGGACGGCGAGATCGTGGATATCTCCTCAATGAGTATCCGGGAGGCGGTATCTTATATACGCGGTCCCAAGGGGACAGAGGTTCGCCTGACCGTGACGAGAGCTGACGGTGCTCGTTTGGTGATTCCTATTGTGCGGGATGTGGTCAAGTTAGAGGAGACCTATGTTAAATCTACTGTGATCAAGGATGAAAAAGGGGGAAAGATTGGATATGTGAAGATTCCCAGTTTTTACCGTGATTTCTCCGCAGGACGATTGGGCAGAGATGGGCGTAATGTTACTGATGATACCCGTAGTGAATTGAATAAGCTGAAGAAGAAAGGTATCAACGGAATTATCCTGGATTTGCGCAATAACGGTGGTGGCTCTCTGAGCGATGCTGTTAATGTATCGGGTCTGTTCCTGCCTGGTGGCCCTATGGTCCAGGTCAAGAATTCACAGGGAGTGATCCGCGTTCTTGAAGACAGGGATCGGGGTGTTGTCTATGACGGGCCGATGATTGTGCTGATTAACCAGTTTGCTGCCTCGGCTTCCGAGATCTTTGCCGCTGCTATGCAGGATTACGGCAGGGCCTTGGTTGTTGGTGGTGCCCATACCCATGGTAAGGGCACTGTTCAGGCCCTGCTGGATATGAATCGCAACCTTCCCCTGCTTCATTTAAAAAAATATGACGACCTTGGCGCATTAAAGGTAACGATCCAAAAGTTTTATCGTGTGAATGGCAGCTCAACCCAATATAAGGGGGTTGTGCCGGATGTGGTCTTGCCCAGTATGCTGGATTATCTGGAAACCGGCGAGCAGTACATGGATAACTCCCTCCCTTGGGACAGGGTAGAAGCTGTTTCCCATCCAAGCTGGCATGGGCCTCATTTTGATCGTGAAAGAATTCAGGAGCAGAGTCGCAACTATGTAGCGAAGAGCAAGCGTTTTAAGAAGATCAAAGAGGAAAGCCTGAAGGCGAAAAAACGAAAAGAGGAAACAGAGGTTCCCGTCTTTTTAGCAGGGGTTATTAAAGAGCGAAAAGAGCTTGATCAGGCCAGAAAAGAGGCCAGAGAGGCCGGAGTCCTTGCTGATGAAGAAGATGAGGATGATTCGGGAAAAGAAGAAAAGAAAACCTTGGATGAAAAACTTGTTCATGATCTGTATGTGGACTTGGCGGTTTTTCTGATGGAGAACTCCAAGCCAGTGGAACTGGCTGTTGATACCAAAAAATAA